The proteins below are encoded in one region of Podarcis raffonei isolate rPodRaf1 chromosome 6, rPodRaf1.pri, whole genome shotgun sequence:
- the LOC128415833 gene encoding cytochrome b-c1 complex subunit 6, mitochondrial isoform X2 — protein MGRQDEKALEGRSGDPEDPLTTLREHCEQIEKCVKARERLEECNARVSSKSNTEEKCTEELFDFLHARDHCVAHKLFSKLK, from the exons ATGGGGCGGCAGGATGAGAAGGCGCTGGAGGGCCGGAGCGGGGACCCCGAG GATCCTTTAACTACTCTAAGGGAGCATTGTGAACAGATTGAGAAATGTGTGAAAGCTCGGGAACGTTTAGAGGAGTGTAATGCTCGAGTGTCATCCAAGTCCAATACAGAGGAGAAGTGTACAGAGGAACTCTTTGACTTCTTGCATGCTAGAGACCATTGT GTGGCTCATAAACTCTTCAGCAAATTGAAATAA
- the LOC128415833 gene encoding cytochrome b-c1 complex subunit 6, mitochondrial isoform X1, with the protein MGRQDEKALEGRSGDPEEEEEEEELVDPLTTLREHCEQIEKCVKARERLEECNARVSSKSNTEEKCTEELFDFLHARDHCVAHKLFSKLK; encoded by the exons ATGGGGCGGCAGGATGAGAAGGCGCTGGAGGGCCGGAGCGGGGACCCCGAG gaggaggaggaggaagaagaacttGTG GATCCTTTAACTACTCTAAGGGAGCATTGTGAACAGATTGAGAAATGTGTGAAAGCTCGGGAACGTTTAGAGGAGTGTAATGCTCGAGTGTCATCCAAGTCCAATACAGAGGAGAAGTGTACAGAGGAACTCTTTGACTTCTTGCATGCTAGAGACCATTGT GTGGCTCATAAACTCTTCAGCAAATTGAAATAA
- the NSUN4 gene encoding 5-methylcytosine rRNA methyltransferase NSUN4: MPGAKCTRLRQPGVHRKRCPLRPDAWQKRRRSFCVGWPHWRWSRAMAAARTASGKGLLLQLLRKEAALPTVPSFAFVPRRHRHAQKKKWASTTPRVPCTRRALRVFDMTYGVQFGSLWPSIRIGLLSEQKYGALINNYCDAQKVTQELEEMQAADFIWESGKVEQDLDSAVEQGASEPDSSSETQTEPSEPQAQPPHSPFISISPNIKCYTFPKGDISLFHPARPDMLGVLGYYLLDAASILPVLALNVQPGNLVLDLCAAPGGKMLALLQTGCCRQLAANDLSVSRTRRLHQILHSYLPEELSEIVRITSWDGRKWGELEMNTYDRVLVDVPCTNDRHSVVEEDNNMFNQMRKGERQMLPMLQVELLVAGILAAKPGGDVVYSTCSLSQLQNEYVVERAVELLAIQHDISIQVEDLSCFRKRFQNTFSFYPDCRLGELILPHLTANFGPMYFCKLHRLN, translated from the exons ATGCCTGGCGCAAAATGCACGAGGCTCCGGCAACCCGGCGTCCACCGGAAAAGATGCCCGCTCCGCCCCGACGCttggcagaagaggaggaggagcttctgCGTCGGCTGGCCTCATTGGCGCTGGAGCCGAGCGATGGCGGCTGCACGCACTGCAAGCGGGaaggggctgctgctgcagctgctgcgaaAAGAGGCGGCTTTGCCGACGGTCCCGTCCTTCGCCTTCGTTCCTCGTCGGCACCGACACGCGCAAAAGAAGAAATGG GCATCCACCACTCCTCGCGTGCCTTGCACCAGACGGGCTCTGCGGGTCTTCGACATGACCTATGGTGTGCAGTTTGGCAGCCTCTGGCCCTCGATCCGCATCGGTCTTCTCTCGGAGCAAAAATATGGAGCTCTTATCAACAATTACTGTGACGCACAGAAGGTCACCCAGGAACTGGAAGAAATGCAGGCAGCGGATTTCATCTGGGAATCTGGAAAAGTAGAGCAGGACCTGGATTCTGCAGTTGAGCAAGGTGCCAGTGAGCCTGACTCATCCTCAGAAACTCAGACTGAACCCTCTGAGCCCCAAGCGCAACCTCCTCATTCTCCTTTCATATCCATCAGTCCCAACATAAAATGTTACACATTCCCCAAAGGAGATATCAGCCTTTTTCATCCAGCCAG ACCAGACATGTTAGGAGTTCTGGGCTATTATCTTCTGGATGCTGCATCCATCTTGCCCGTCTTGGCTCTCAATGTGCAGCCTGGCAACCTGGTCCTTGACCTTTGCGCAGCACCAGGTGGAAAGATGCTGGCCCTTCTACAGACTGGATGTTGTC GACAGCTGGCCGCCAATGACCTCTCTGTTTCCCGCACTCGTCGGCTGCATCAAATTCTCCATAGCTACCTTCCGGAAGAGCTCAGCGAGATAGTGAGGATTACATCATGGGATGGAAGGAAGTGGGGTGAACTGGAGATGAATACTTACGATAGG GTGCTCGTGGATGTACCATGCACAAATGACCGTCACTCAGTCGTAGAAGAGGACAACAATATGTTCAATCAAATGAGAAAGGGGGAGCGTCAGATGTTGCCAATGCTCCAGGTGGAGCTGCTTGT GGCTGGGATACTTGCTGCCAAGCCAGGGGGAGACGTCGTGTACTCAACATGCTCCTTGTCTCAGCTCCAGAATGAGTACGTGGTTGAGAGAGCTGTGGAGCTACTAGCAATCCAACATGACATTAGCATCCAGGTTGAAGACTTGAGCTGTTTTCGAAAGCGGTTCCAGAACACATTTTCATTCTATCCTGACTGCAGACTTGGGGAACTCATCCTTCCCCATCTCACAGCTAACTTTGGACCCATGTATTTTTGCAAATTGCACAGATTGAATTAG
- the LRRC41 gene encoding leucine-rich repeat-containing protein 41 isoform X1: protein MEAKSAEEISDRSPLSLFELSAAAVSSAMGRVEREVWALPGPILQGILPLLNIYYLERIEETAVKKGLSTQPIWCKLWFDIMKTRPSRLESIKCWRKKFIETFFSNVLRGILDVSLHQRLSDPSFLPLLHTSRHVTQLTIYNMLEGVSELMAKHNQSVLENLAVSLTSLTFRHLLSSSLSTRQQLSSFLHRLIHHGAVNHLSMYSWPDPDPALLALILKMSAGVWHPGKTLLDQENLCHLCREKCVDQSQKLDEEPWGARQLFQSSVSGQHNNSDLRNEKLLPSVPQESLLGFQNAVELARISSKTLKAPVGCRLGCNSRQSKMQQSSCSESYSAEEGSVTFIPAKTFQDVPTLEKSQKRRKAVTAKKRSCHQRSSKVPAESEDLYDFVFAIAREEEENTPCSERRNAKEEESLASCSRLSEEAASSSGTVCTEGTRSAGVPSLKTTGHFRSVSTLEVFSISLTRNTCQMLGNLLSSWVSLEKLVLSLNGLGPGVFSILSGLRALSRHSDYRLRVVRISDMFSHVPCMNLVHAFLSAVPLLQTLLVSFDLKTATERGRPEESWDSSPFEEEIPESHLEHLEIRFPREPLQTSLLVPVLKASRSLQSLSLDSVAISCPQEVGLLLQALKENSPSLKKLSFHDVNLSGHSKEVLLLLQDPILQEITFSFCRLFENCTAELLSEIINAVKKNSTLKSLRLPGNRLGNHRLVALADIFSEDSSSSICHLDLSSNCIKPAGLLEFAKKLENYIAQRGEQIKFTKLCLYQNWLDQDTVTAQEALWRLKAMCSIVSDTWDSSQALADYISVM from the exons ATGGAGGCCAAGTCTGCGGAAGAGATCTCTGATCGGAGCCCCCTCAGCCTGTTTGAGCTCAGCGCGGCGGCAGTCAGCTCCGCCATGGGACGCGTGGAGAGAGAGGTTTGGG CACTTCCAGGTCCGATACTTCAAGGAATCTTGCCTCTGCTTAACATCTACTACCTGGAGCGAATTGAGGAGACCGCTGTGAAAAAGG GTCTCTCAACCCAACCTATATGGTGCAAGCTCTGGTTTGACATAATGAAAACAAGACCTTCTAGATTAGAG AGCATCAAGTGTTGGAGGAAGAAGTTCATTGAAACTTTCTTCTCAAATGTGCTCCGTGGCATCCTGGATGTGTCTTTACACCAGCGCCTAAGTGACCCTTCCTTTTTGCCCCTGCTGCACACTTCGCGGCATGTTACCCAGCTTACCATCTACAACATGCTTGAGGGAGTGTCAGAGCTGATGGCCAAACACAATCAGAGCGTCCTAGAAAACTTGGCTGTCTCCCTCACATCCCTGACATTCCGTCACCTTCTCTCCTCCAGTCTGTCTACTAGGCAACAGTTGAGTTCGTTCCTTCATCGCCTAATTCATCATGGGGCTGTGAACCACCTCTCTATGTATTCTTGGCCTGACCCTGACCCAGCACTTTTAGCCCTCATTCTGAAAATGAGTGCTGGGGTTTGGCACCCTGGAAAAACACTGCTGGACCAAGAAAACCTTTGCCATCTGTGCAGAGAGAAATGTGTTGACCAGAGCCAAAAGCTAGATGAAGAGCCTTGGGGTGCAAGGCAGCTATTTCAGAGTTCAGTCAGTGGCCAGCATAATAATAGTGATCTGAGGAATGAGAAACTGTTACCTAGTGTGCCTCAAGAATCTCTTCTGGGCTTTCAGAATGCAGTAGAATTGGCCAGAATTAGCAGCAAAACACTAAAAGCCCCAGTGGGATGCAGATTGGGTTGCAATTCTAGGCAAAGCAAAATGCAGCAGAGCTCATGTTCAGAAAGTTATAGTGCTGAAGAGGGATCTGTCACTTTTATCCCAGCAAAGACATTTCAAGATGTCCCTACTTTGGAAAAATCTCAAAAGAGGCGTAAAGCTGTAACAGCAAAAAAGCGCAGCTGCCATCAGAGGAGCAGCAAAGTCCCTGCAGAGTCAGAAGACCTTTACGACTTTGTCTTTGCGATTgcgagggaagaggaggagaatacACCGTGTAGCGAAAGAAGGAATGCCAAGGAGGAAGAAAGCCTTGCTAGCTGTTCCCGTCTCTCAGAAGAGGCTGCCAGTAGTTCTGGTACGGTTTGCACAGAGGGAACCCGATCTGCTGGGGTGCCTTCTCTGAAAACAACGGGTCATTTCCGAAGTGTGTCCACGCTGGAAGTGTTCTCCATCTCTCTGACCAGGAATACATGCCAGATGCTGGGGAACCTGCTGAGCTCTTGGGTATCTTTAGAAAAGCTTGTTCTGTCTTTGAATG GCCTAGGCCCCGGCGTCTTCAGTATCCTCTCTGGGCTCCGGGCCCTGTCTCGCCACAGTGATTACCGCCTCCGTGTGGTGCGCATCAGTGACATGTTTTCGCATGTCCCCTGCATGAATCTTGTTCATGCTTTCCTGAGTGCTGTGCCGTTGCTTCAGACCCTCTTGGTCAGCTTTGATCTCAAAACCGCGACAGAGCGGGGCAGGCCGGAAGAGAGCTGGGACTCATCACCCTTTGAAGAAGAGATTCCAG AGAGCCATTTGGAACACCTTGAAATCAGATTCCCTAGAGAGCCTCTTCAGACAAGTCTCCTGGTGCCTGTGTTGAAGGCCTCAAGGTCTCTCCAGAGCCTCTCTCTAGACAGCGTTGCAATTTCCTGTCCTCAAGAAGTTGGGCTTCTCCTACAGGCACTCAAAG AGAACAGCCCAAGCCTGAAGAAGCTAAGCTTTCATGATGTCAACCTTTCTGGCCACTCAAAAGAAGTCCTCCTCCTGCTACAGGATCCCATTCTTCAAG AAATCACCTTTTCATTCTGTCGGCTGTTCGAAAACTGCACTGCTGAGCTCCTGTCTGAAATAATAAACGCCGTGAAGAAGAACTCAACACTGAAGAGCCTCAGACTACCTGGAAATAGGCTGG GAAATCACAGGCTTGTTGCATTGGCTGATATTTTTTCTGAAGATTCATCATCTTCCATCTGTCATCTGGATTTAAG CTCTAACTGTATCAAACCTGCTGGACTCCTGGAGTTTGCCAAGAAGCTGGAGAATTACATAGCCCAACGTGGAGAACAAATCAAATTCACCAAGCTGTGCCTCTATCAGAACTGGCTGGACCAAGATACCGTAACTGCTCAAGAGGCTCTTTGGCGGCTAAAAGCTATGTGCAGCATAGTCAGCGACACTTGGGATTCATCTCAGGCCTTGGCTGACTATATCAGTGTGATGTGA
- the LRRC41 gene encoding leucine-rich repeat-containing protein 41 isoform X2 has product MKTRPSRLESIKCWRKKFIETFFSNVLRGILDVSLHQRLSDPSFLPLLHTSRHVTQLTIYNMLEGVSELMAKHNQSVLENLAVSLTSLTFRHLLSSSLSTRQQLSSFLHRLIHHGAVNHLSMYSWPDPDPALLALILKMSAGVWHPGKTLLDQENLCHLCREKCVDQSQKLDEEPWGARQLFQSSVSGQHNNSDLRNEKLLPSVPQESLLGFQNAVELARISSKTLKAPVGCRLGCNSRQSKMQQSSCSESYSAEEGSVTFIPAKTFQDVPTLEKSQKRRKAVTAKKRSCHQRSSKVPAESEDLYDFVFAIAREEEENTPCSERRNAKEEESLASCSRLSEEAASSSGTVCTEGTRSAGVPSLKTTGHFRSVSTLEVFSISLTRNTCQMLGNLLSSWVSLEKLVLSLNGLGPGVFSILSGLRALSRHSDYRLRVVRISDMFSHVPCMNLVHAFLSAVPLLQTLLVSFDLKTATERGRPEESWDSSPFEEEIPESHLEHLEIRFPREPLQTSLLVPVLKASRSLQSLSLDSVAISCPQEVGLLLQALKENSPSLKKLSFHDVNLSGHSKEVLLLLQDPILQEITFSFCRLFENCTAELLSEIINAVKKNSTLKSLRLPGNRLGNHRLVALADIFSEDSSSSICHLDLSSNCIKPAGLLEFAKKLENYIAQRGEQIKFTKLCLYQNWLDQDTVTAQEALWRLKAMCSIVSDTWDSSQALADYISVM; this is encoded by the exons ATGAAAACAAGACCTTCTAGATTAGAG AGCATCAAGTGTTGGAGGAAGAAGTTCATTGAAACTTTCTTCTCAAATGTGCTCCGTGGCATCCTGGATGTGTCTTTACACCAGCGCCTAAGTGACCCTTCCTTTTTGCCCCTGCTGCACACTTCGCGGCATGTTACCCAGCTTACCATCTACAACATGCTTGAGGGAGTGTCAGAGCTGATGGCCAAACACAATCAGAGCGTCCTAGAAAACTTGGCTGTCTCCCTCACATCCCTGACATTCCGTCACCTTCTCTCCTCCAGTCTGTCTACTAGGCAACAGTTGAGTTCGTTCCTTCATCGCCTAATTCATCATGGGGCTGTGAACCACCTCTCTATGTATTCTTGGCCTGACCCTGACCCAGCACTTTTAGCCCTCATTCTGAAAATGAGTGCTGGGGTTTGGCACCCTGGAAAAACACTGCTGGACCAAGAAAACCTTTGCCATCTGTGCAGAGAGAAATGTGTTGACCAGAGCCAAAAGCTAGATGAAGAGCCTTGGGGTGCAAGGCAGCTATTTCAGAGTTCAGTCAGTGGCCAGCATAATAATAGTGATCTGAGGAATGAGAAACTGTTACCTAGTGTGCCTCAAGAATCTCTTCTGGGCTTTCAGAATGCAGTAGAATTGGCCAGAATTAGCAGCAAAACACTAAAAGCCCCAGTGGGATGCAGATTGGGTTGCAATTCTAGGCAAAGCAAAATGCAGCAGAGCTCATGTTCAGAAAGTTATAGTGCTGAAGAGGGATCTGTCACTTTTATCCCAGCAAAGACATTTCAAGATGTCCCTACTTTGGAAAAATCTCAAAAGAGGCGTAAAGCTGTAACAGCAAAAAAGCGCAGCTGCCATCAGAGGAGCAGCAAAGTCCCTGCAGAGTCAGAAGACCTTTACGACTTTGTCTTTGCGATTgcgagggaagaggaggagaatacACCGTGTAGCGAAAGAAGGAATGCCAAGGAGGAAGAAAGCCTTGCTAGCTGTTCCCGTCTCTCAGAAGAGGCTGCCAGTAGTTCTGGTACGGTTTGCACAGAGGGAACCCGATCTGCTGGGGTGCCTTCTCTGAAAACAACGGGTCATTTCCGAAGTGTGTCCACGCTGGAAGTGTTCTCCATCTCTCTGACCAGGAATACATGCCAGATGCTGGGGAACCTGCTGAGCTCTTGGGTATCTTTAGAAAAGCTTGTTCTGTCTTTGAATG GCCTAGGCCCCGGCGTCTTCAGTATCCTCTCTGGGCTCCGGGCCCTGTCTCGCCACAGTGATTACCGCCTCCGTGTGGTGCGCATCAGTGACATGTTTTCGCATGTCCCCTGCATGAATCTTGTTCATGCTTTCCTGAGTGCTGTGCCGTTGCTTCAGACCCTCTTGGTCAGCTTTGATCTCAAAACCGCGACAGAGCGGGGCAGGCCGGAAGAGAGCTGGGACTCATCACCCTTTGAAGAAGAGATTCCAG AGAGCCATTTGGAACACCTTGAAATCAGATTCCCTAGAGAGCCTCTTCAGACAAGTCTCCTGGTGCCTGTGTTGAAGGCCTCAAGGTCTCTCCAGAGCCTCTCTCTAGACAGCGTTGCAATTTCCTGTCCTCAAGAAGTTGGGCTTCTCCTACAGGCACTCAAAG AGAACAGCCCAAGCCTGAAGAAGCTAAGCTTTCATGATGTCAACCTTTCTGGCCACTCAAAAGAAGTCCTCCTCCTGCTACAGGATCCCATTCTTCAAG AAATCACCTTTTCATTCTGTCGGCTGTTCGAAAACTGCACTGCTGAGCTCCTGTCTGAAATAATAAACGCCGTGAAGAAGAACTCAACACTGAAGAGCCTCAGACTACCTGGAAATAGGCTGG GAAATCACAGGCTTGTTGCATTGGCTGATATTTTTTCTGAAGATTCATCATCTTCCATCTGTCATCTGGATTTAAG CTCTAACTGTATCAAACCTGCTGGACTCCTGGAGTTTGCCAAGAAGCTGGAGAATTACATAGCCCAACGTGGAGAACAAATCAAATTCACCAAGCTGTGCCTCTATCAGAACTGGCTGGACCAAGATACCGTAACTGCTCAAGAGGCTCTTTGGCGGCTAAAAGCTATGTGCAGCATAGTCAGCGACACTTGGGATTCATCTCAGGCCTTGGCTGACTATATCAGTGTGATGTGA